A genome region from uncultured Fibrobacter sp. includes the following:
- the ruvX gene encoding Holliday junction resolvase RuvX: MNYLGLDYGEHRVGVAFADSELRMAFSRETIDQKTTNLFVRLDELVKINKIDAFVVGMPYHPDGRTDGKNVVVEKFVEDLKLRFPNIPVYTQDESYSSVQAQEKTSYFSKKKKQKNKAVIDQLAAAIILQRWLDQS, encoded by the coding sequence ATGAACTATCTCGGACTTGATTATGGTGAGCACCGCGTTGGGGTCGCATTTGCCGATTCCGAGTTGCGTATGGCTTTTTCCCGTGAAACGATAGACCAGAAGACGACTAATTTGTTCGTACGCCTTGACGAACTGGTGAAAATCAACAAGATTGACGCTTTCGTGGTGGGGATGCCCTACCATCCGGACGGACGCACCGACGGCAAGAACGTGGTGGTGGAGAAGTTTGTCGAGGACTTGAAACTGCGCTTCCCGAACATTCCGGTGTACACGCAGGACGAATCGTATTCGAGCGTACAGGCGCAGGAAAAGACGTCGTATTTCAGCAAGAAGAAAAAGCAGAAGAACAAGGCCGTCATTGACCAGCTTGCCGCCGCAATAATATTGCAGAGGTGGCTGGATCAATCTTAG
- a CDS encoding acyl-CoA dehydratase activase: MSISKNDLWVGVDVGSTTVKIAVVDPETSKLLHYTYQRHNAMQAQKVHEVLREAHGLFPGKNFRVAFCGSGGQPFAEATRAFFVQEVVANALAVRATFPDTRVAIELGGQDAKVVFFEKDRTTGKLIASDMRMNGVCAGGTGAFIDQVAELLRIKTEAFEGFAKRGQKVYEISGRCGVFAKTDIQPMLNNGVAKEDIALSSFHAIAKQTIGGLAQGMEIKPPVIFEGGPLTFNPTLVRAFKERLGISDEQAIVPEHSEVLVAMGAALSLGSMFADQECQYRMEGSLDALVHFNETRQAENKAKAAADLFFKNDTEYKMFLEEHKMADNHYPQPASGTTLNVYLGIDAGSTTTKFVLLDEQDNVVDGFYASNDGEPLAVLKRAMNELADRYEEYGCKLNILGVGTTGYGEQLFAKAVHADYHTVETVAHANAAQRLCPDVSFILDIGGQDMKAISVQDGVVTGIILNEACSSGCGSFIETYARSLGIPMEKIAELAFNAKSPSQLGSRCTVFMNSSIITEQRDGKQPEDIIAGICRSIINNVFTKVIRIRNLNTLGKKVVVQGGTFKNNAVLRAFEQYTGLKAIRPERPGEMGAIGIALLTKKFMEEKRAADPNVQSKFIGLEAMKTFSWHNQPGQLCQYCTNHCSRTIVTFSDGQSFVTGNRCERGEVTADPNDPKTKALIAEINKKMLSVPDMIKRTNQLLVKDYAPAKLVENTGKTIGIPRVLEFWASLPFWKAFFTSLGYTVVVSRQSDYKMFEEGLHSVPSDTVCFPAKLVHGHVLSLIEKKVDRIFFPMMVAVPSDHTKFTATSVCPVVQAYPNVCKNTDEPEKNYGVPMDQPIFHWFNAKLRRSQTIEWFHENWKLDKKLLNKAIDEGEKALNCYKTTLLEEGQKVLDDVRAKNSFAVVIAGRPYHADMLINHNIASHFTAMGIPVLTTESLPGVYDQDVPNHTRIEIKNTFHLRMIGATMIASKDPNIELAQIVSFGCGHDSILTDEMMRMMHRDSNKEMLMLKLDEGDARGPVGIRIKSFIETVKARRAANLPDKPESHEPLYHTPFVEEDKKRRRILTPNLSPAFSVLAGEYVKAKGFMAENLPVADKEAIELGKKFVHNDICFPCQVNIGECLKWLVNHPEVKQTEVSMCLAKNCENCRAVQYPVLARKALDEAGFKDVTIITTGTDYKGMHPGFTVGLDFRLHMLWGIVLMDAIETMYRAVLPYEVNKGDTQKVYDHWMPLIMSMAGQLKKSELRLPKKVLDMFAAAVQAFNAIEITEDRKKGIRKPRVAVLGEILMNYHPSANGFVEKYLMDNGMEVYLPGMLDFFRVDEVVRAEKVTRGFSANPIMDRLEGGITAKVYTYAYNCVQELMKAFKLYEHHADCYELRNYVRDIIDPTYNTGEGWLIPGEILYNSKHGVNSYVILQPFACLANHISGRGLTKAVKERCPHVQILSLDYDPDTSFANIENRLQMLIINARELEKANAEA, encoded by the coding sequence ATGAGCATTTCTAAGAATGATTTATGGGTCGGCGTGGACGTTGGGTCCACCACCGTGAAGATTGCGGTCGTCGATCCCGAGACATCCAAGCTTTTACACTATACTTACCAGCGTCACAATGCCATGCAGGCCCAGAAGGTTCACGAGGTGCTTCGTGAAGCCCACGGCCTTTTCCCAGGCAAGAATTTCAGGGTAGCCTTCTGCGGTAGCGGCGGCCAGCCCTTTGCCGAAGCCACGCGTGCATTCTTTGTGCAAGAGGTCGTCGCGAACGCTCTTGCTGTCCGTGCCACATTCCCCGATACCCGTGTCGCTATCGAACTGGGCGGCCAGGACGCCAAGGTGGTCTTCTTCGAGAAGGACCGTACCACGGGCAAGCTCATTGCCTCTGACATGCGCATGAACGGCGTGTGTGCAGGCGGTACCGGCGCATTTATCGACCAGGTGGCCGAACTCCTGCGCATCAAGACCGAAGCCTTCGAGGGCTTTGCCAAGCGTGGCCAGAAGGTCTACGAGATTTCGGGCCGTTGCGGCGTGTTCGCCAAAACCGACATCCAGCCAATGCTCAACAACGGTGTCGCCAAGGAAGACATCGCCCTTTCGAGCTTCCACGCCATCGCCAAGCAGACCATCGGCGGTCTCGCCCAGGGCATGGAAATCAAGCCGCCCGTGATTTTCGAGGGTGGCCCCCTTACGTTTAACCCGACCCTCGTGCGTGCGTTCAAGGAACGCCTGGGTATCTCCGACGAGCAGGCCATCGTGCCGGAACACTCCGAAGTGCTCGTGGCCATGGGTGCAGCCCTTTCGCTGGGCTCCATGTTCGCCGATCAGGAATGCCAGTACCGCATGGAAGGCTCCCTCGACGCCCTCGTGCATTTTAACGAAACCCGCCAGGCCGAAAACAAGGCAAAGGCGGCCGCCGACCTCTTCTTCAAGAACGACACCGAATACAAGATGTTCCTCGAAGAACACAAGATGGCCGACAACCACTACCCGCAGCCTGCCTCCGGTACCACGCTCAACGTGTACCTGGGCATCGACGCTGGTTCCACCACGACGAAGTTCGTGCTCCTCGACGAGCAGGACAACGTGGTCGACGGGTTCTACGCGAGCAACGACGGTGAACCGCTCGCCGTCTTGAAGCGCGCCATGAACGAACTTGCCGACCGCTACGAGGAATACGGCTGCAAGCTCAATATTTTGGGTGTGGGCACCACCGGTTACGGCGAACAGCTCTTTGCCAAAGCCGTACATGCCGACTACCATACCGTGGAAACGGTCGCACACGCGAACGCCGCCCAGCGCCTCTGCCCCGACGTGAGCTTCATCCTTGATATCGGCGGCCAAGACATGAAGGCCATTTCCGTGCAAGACGGCGTGGTCACCGGCATCATCCTGAACGAAGCCTGCTCCTCGGGTTGTGGTTCGTTCATCGAAACGTATGCCCGCAGCCTCGGCATCCCGATGGAAAAGATTGCCGAACTCGCATTCAATGCCAAGAGCCCCTCGCAGCTCGGCAGCCGCTGCACCGTGTTCATGAACAGTTCCATCATCACGGAACAGCGCGACGGCAAGCAGCCCGAAGACATCATCGCGGGTATCTGCCGCTCCATTATCAACAACGTCTTTACGAAGGTTATCCGTATCCGTAACCTGAACACCCTCGGCAAGAAGGTCGTGGTGCAGGGCGGTACGTTCAAGAACAACGCCGTTCTCCGCGCCTTCGAACAGTACACGGGTCTCAAGGCCATCCGTCCGGAACGCCCGGGCGAAATGGGCGCTATCGGTATCGCACTCCTCACGAAGAAATTCATGGAAGAAAAGCGTGCCGCCGATCCGAACGTCCAGAGCAAGTTCATCGGCCTCGAAGCCATGAAGACCTTCAGCTGGCACAACCAGCCGGGCCAGCTCTGCCAGTACTGCACCAACCATTGCTCCCGCACCATCGTCACGTTCAGCGACGGCCAGAGCTTTGTCACGGGCAACCGTTGCGAACGCGGCGAAGTCACCGCCGACCCGAACGACCCGAAAACGAAGGCGCTCATCGCCGAAATCAACAAGAAGATGCTCTCCGTGCCCGACATGATCAAGCGCACGAACCAGCTCTTGGTGAAGGACTACGCACCGGCCAAGCTTGTCGAAAACACGGGCAAGACTATCGGTATCCCGCGTGTGCTGGAATTCTGGGCAAGCCTCCCCTTCTGGAAAGCTTTCTTCACGAGCCTCGGCTACACCGTCGTCGTGAGCCGCCAGAGCGACTATAAGATGTTCGAAGAAGGCCTCCACAGCGTGCCTTCCGACACCGTCTGCTTCCCGGCCAAGCTCGTGCACGGCCACGTACTCAGCCTTATCGAGAAGAAGGTCGACCGCATATTCTTCCCGATGATGGTCGCAGTCCCGAGTGACCACACCAAGTTTACCGCCACTTCCGTGTGCCCCGTGGTGCAGGCCTACCCCAACGTCTGCAAGAACACCGACGAGCCCGAGAAGAACTACGGCGTGCCGATGGACCAGCCGATTTTCCACTGGTTCAACGCCAAACTTCGCCGTAGCCAGACCATCGAATGGTTCCACGAAAACTGGAAGCTTGACAAGAAACTTTTGAACAAAGCCATAGACGAAGGCGAGAAGGCGCTCAACTGCTACAAGACGACGCTCCTGGAAGAAGGCCAGAAAGTCTTGGACGATGTGCGCGCAAAGAACAGTTTTGCCGTGGTGATTGCTGGCCGTCCGTACCATGCGGACATGCTCATCAACCACAACATCGCAAGCCACTTCACCGCGATGGGCATCCCCGTGCTCACCACGGAATCGCTCCCCGGCGTATACGACCAGGATGTCCCGAACCACACCCGTATCGAGATCAAGAACACCTTCCACTTGCGCATGATCGGCGCAACGATGATCGCCTCCAAGGACCCGAACATCGAACTTGCCCAGATTGTGAGCTTCGGCTGCGGCCACGACTCTATCTTGACCGACGAAATGATGCGCATGATGCACCGCGATTCCAACAAGGAAATGCTCATGCTCAAGCTCGACGAAGGCGACGCCCGCGGCCCCGTAGGCATCCGCATCAAGAGCTTCATCGAGACCGTGAAGGCCCGCCGCGCAGCCAACCTGCCCGACAAGCCCGAAAGCCACGAACCGCTTTACCACACGCCGTTCGTCGAAGAAGACAAGAAGCGCCGCCGCATCTTGACGCCGAACCTTTCTCCGGCATTCTCCGTCCTTGCTGGCGAATACGTCAAGGCGAAGGGATTCATGGCCGAGAACCTGCCCGTGGCCGACAAGGAAGCCATCGAGCTCGGCAAGAAGTTCGTCCACAACGATATCTGCTTCCCCTGCCAGGTGAACATCGGCGAATGCCTCAAGTGGCTCGTGAACCACCCCGAAGTCAAGCAGACCGAAGTCTCCATGTGCCTTGCCAAGAACTGCGAAAACTGCCGTGCAGTGCAGTACCCGGTGCTCGCCCGCAAGGCCCTCGACGAAGCAGGCTTCAAGGACGTCACTATTATCACGACGGGTACCGACTACAAGGGAATGCACCCAGGCTTTACCGTGGGTCTCGACTTCCGCCTGCACATGCTGTGGGGCATCGTCCTCATGGACGCCATCGAGACGATGTACCGTGCAGTCTTGCCCTACGAAGTGAACAAGGGCGATACGCAGAAGGTCTATGACCACTGGATGCCGCTCATCATGAGCATGGCTGGCCAGCTCAAGAAGAGCGAACTCCGCCTGCCCAAGAAGGTCCTCGACATGTTTGCCGCTGCTGTGCAAGCCTTCAACGCGATCGAAATTACTGAAGACCGCAAGAAGGGCATCCGCAAGCCGCGCGTGGCTGTGCTCGGCGAAATCCTCATGAACTACCACCCGAGCGCCAACGGCTTCGTGGAAAAATACCTGATGGACAACGGCATGGAAGTCTACCTGCCGGGAATGCTCGACTTCTTCCGCGTCGACGAAGTGGTGCGCGCCGAAAAGGTGACCCGCGGGTTCTCCGCGAACCCCATCATGGACCGCCTCGAAGGAGGCATCACAGCGAAGGTTTACACTTACGCATACAACTGCGTGCAGGAACTGATGAAAGCGTTCAAGCTCTACGAACACCATGCCGACTGCTACGAGCTGAGGAACTACGTCAGGGACATCATCGACCCGACCTACAACACGGGCGAAGGCTGGCTCATCCCAGGCGAAATTCTCTACAATTCGAAGCACGGCGTGAACAGCTACGTCATCTTGCAGCCGTTCGCATGCCTCGCGAACCATATCAGTGGCCGTGGCCTAACCAAGGCCGTGAAGGAACGTTGCCCGCACGTGCAGATTCTTTCGCTTGACTACGACCCCGATACGAGTTTCGCAAACATCGAGAACCGCCTGCAGATGCTCATCATCAACGCCCGCGAACTGGAAAAAGCGAACGCCGAAGCATAG
- a CDS encoding mechanosensitive ion channel family protein, with translation MENNKDIVKDWIITPLQQALEPQSLLQRLLLVLLVLVLAKVSLKLLKIFIARAEKHRLDPAASPLVYSLFAYTIYVITLLLVLHIIGVNTAGLVAMVGAASLAVGLALKDTLSNIASGLLLMFLRPFKSGDYIECGSIKGKIKGIGLFSTTLVSLDGLYVSAPNSSLWGSPIVNFSRNATRRIEITVGIDYGDSTDKALAIMRDLVENEPLFLKTPCPQYFVSALADSSVNVTFRAWVRNSDYFDLTWKYTDEVKQRFDAAGITIPFPQRTVHLEERSGEGAAL, from the coding sequence ATGGAAAACAATAAAGATATCGTAAAAGACTGGATTATCACTCCACTGCAACAAGCTTTAGAGCCGCAATCCTTGCTACAGCGCCTTCTGCTTGTTCTCCTGGTATTGGTTTTGGCCAAAGTATCGCTGAAACTGTTGAAGATTTTCATTGCACGCGCCGAAAAGCACCGGTTGGATCCGGCGGCGAGCCCTTTGGTGTATTCTCTTTTCGCCTACACTATTTATGTCATCACGCTTTTGCTGGTGCTCCACATTATTGGGGTGAACACGGCGGGGCTTGTGGCTATGGTGGGTGCGGCGAGCCTTGCTGTGGGCCTTGCACTTAAAGATACGCTTTCCAATATCGCATCCGGCTTGCTGCTCATGTTCCTCAGGCCGTTCAAGTCGGGCGATTATATCGAATGTGGTTCCATCAAGGGCAAAATCAAGGGAATCGGGCTGTTCAGCACGACGCTTGTTTCGCTGGATGGTCTTTACGTCTCGGCTCCGAACAGTTCCCTGTGGGGTAGCCCCATCGTGAACTTCAGCCGCAACGCGACACGGCGAATCGAAATTACAGTAGGCATCGATTACGGAGATTCTACGGACAAGGCGCTGGCCATCATGCGGGACCTAGTAGAAAACGAACCGCTGTTCCTGAAAACCCCTTGCCCTCAATATTTTGTTTCGGCGCTGGCAGACAGTTCCGTGAACGTGACCTTCAGGGCATGGGTGCGCAACTCCGATTATTTCGACCTCACGTGGAAATACACGGACGAGGTAAAACAGCGTTTCGACGCTGCTGGCATCACAATCCCCTTCCCGCAACGGACGGTGCATTTGGAGGAAAGGAGCGGCGAGGGCGCTGCGCTTTGA
- a CDS encoding fibrobacter succinogenes major paralogous domain-containing protein, which produces MKKLSLLIPLSSFLLFGCDETTNVTETTGPTSVAKFKDLAECTDENEGDLVYVKDSAAAYLCADSVWNVLSASAADGSDGKDSSDGSDGKNGENGTSCTATALKDKSGFELTCGGKVVGTITNGTDGENGTSCTATALKDKSGFELTCGGKVVGTITNGTDGTNGLNGENGTSCKGKKNKDGSVTISCGGKEVATIKSGDDGKSAYELSGFEGTEEEWLETLKGKDGANGENCTSEEKENGVVTLKCGDEDAVTLYKAVCGNQPFDPSEKFCYGLKLYDFCDGKVYDPENQFCYGLKPYDLCDGKVYDPENQFCAMRGDDVERVYKKVTIGTQTWMAENLNYQTENSWCGGGSGTTEGNCETYGRLYTWATAMGMDESTCGIGYECDLDTGDVQGVCPDGWHLPSKAEWESLFTAVGDQDTAGKKLKGTTLWKAEDGVTNEDAYGFSALPAGEKYYYGDFSDAGDIANFWSATQYGEDGAYFMIMYYNADNAVLQYFYKYFAYSVRCLENSN; this is translated from the coding sequence ATGAAAAAACTCTCACTCCTCATACCTCTATCCTCATTCCTTCTCTTCGGTTGCGACGAGACGACCAACGTCACCGAGACGACTGGCCCGACATCGGTCGCGAAGTTCAAGGACCTTGCCGAATGTACCGATGAAAACGAGGGCGACCTCGTGTACGTGAAGGATTCTGCGGCGGCGTACCTGTGCGCCGACAGCGTATGGAACGTATTGAGCGCCTCCGCCGCGGATGGCTCCGACGGAAAGGATAGTTCCGACGGTTCTGACGGTAAGAACGGCGAAAACGGAACGTCGTGCACGGCGACTGCGTTGAAGGACAAGTCGGGGTTCGAGCTGACTTGCGGTGGCAAGGTTGTCGGAACGATTACGAACGGTACGGACGGCGAAAACGGAACGTCGTGCACGGCGACTGCGTTGAAGGACAAGTCGGGGTTCGAGCTGACTTGCGGTGGCAAGGTTGTCGGAACGATTACGAACGGTACGGACGGCACCAACGGTTTGAATGGCGAGAACGGAACCTCTTGCAAGGGCAAGAAGAACAAGGACGGCTCCGTGACGATTTCGTGCGGAGGTAAAGAGGTCGCTACTATCAAGAGCGGCGACGACGGCAAGTCGGCCTACGAGCTGTCAGGATTCGAAGGTACCGAAGAGGAATGGCTTGAAACGCTGAAGGGTAAGGATGGTGCAAATGGTGAAAACTGCACGTCCGAAGAGAAGGAGAATGGTGTCGTTACGCTGAAATGCGGCGATGAAGACGCCGTGACGCTGTACAAGGCAGTGTGCGGAAATCAGCCGTTTGACCCGTCGGAAAAGTTCTGCTATGGATTGAAACTGTACGACTTTTGCGATGGCAAGGTTTACGACCCGGAAAATCAATTCTGCTATGGATTGAAACCGTACGACCTTTGCGATGGCAAGGTTTACGACCCGGAAAATCAATTCTGCGCAATGCGTGGCGATGATGTTGAACGTGTCTACAAGAAGGTGACCATCGGCACGCAGACTTGGATGGCGGAAAATTTGAACTACCAGACCGAAAACAGTTGGTGCGGTGGCGGAAGCGGAACTACGGAAGGCAACTGCGAAACCTACGGTCGCCTTTACACATGGGCCACGGCTATGGGCATGGACGAGTCCACGTGCGGCATAGGCTACGAATGCGACCTTGACACGGGCGATGTGCAGGGCGTATGTCCCGACGGCTGGCATTTGCCGAGCAAGGCGGAATGGGAATCCCTGTTCACCGCAGTGGGCGATCAGGACACAGCAGGCAAGAAACTCAAGGGTACAACACTCTGGAAAGCGGAAGACGGCGTCACCAACGAGGACGCCTACGGCTTCTCTGCGCTCCCTGCTGGCGAAAAGTACTACTATGGCGACTTCAGCGATGCTGGCGACATCGCCAACTTCTGGAGTGCCACGCAGTACGGTGAGGACGGCGCCTACTTCATGATCATGTACTACAACGCCGACAACGCGGTCTTGCAATACTTCTACAAGTACTTCGCCTACTCGGTTCGTTGCCTCGAGAACTCCAACTAG
- a CDS encoding FISUMP domain-containing protein: MRSLIFLILLSFAFSACSDDSGTSPNKESNTSEETSSDNAASSSSDKSSSSSKKDSSVSSSSANESSSSRKTVSSSSAIMSSSSRLWQPFNLADYADQYQEFTDSRNNRTYKYLKFEGVDTLGKSSTIYAMAENLNIGEMIWGVMDQTDDFKIERYCYDDDTLNCHYYGGLYQWAEMMQLPSECNTKNCADLIQPNHQGICPDGWRLLTYNDFYIVIHSNGNTHGVEGARSTFGFGGYNTTGFSLVGAGENWDYQFTNLNESTFWFYPEESGQNSYKNTYASSQSRPSVSNPKWDYMAKTNGFSVRCVMDY; this comes from the coding sequence ATGCGTTCCCTTATCTTCCTGATTCTATTGTCTTTTGCCTTCTCCGCCTGCAGCGATGATAGCGGCACTTCTCCGAACAAGGAATCTAATACGAGCGAAGAAACCAGTAGCGATAATGCAGCTTCGTCATCAAGCGACAAATCTTCATCTAGTAGCAAAAAAGATTCATCCGTTTCATCTTCCAGTGCTAACGAGTCGTCATCGAGTAGAAAGACTGTATCAAGCAGTTCGGCTATAATGTCGAGCAGTAGTAGATTATGGCAGCCATTTAATTTGGCTGATTATGCAGATCAATATCAGGAATTTACAGATTCTCGTAATAATCGCACTTACAAGTATCTAAAGTTTGAAGGTGTTGATACCCTTGGAAAAAGCTCTACAATTTATGCGATGGCTGAAAATTTAAATATCGGCGAAATGATTTGGGGTGTAATGGACCAAACAGATGATTTTAAAATTGAACGCTATTGCTATGATGATGACACCTTAAATTGCCATTATTATGGTGGACTTTATCAGTGGGCAGAGATGATGCAACTGCCGAGTGAATGTAACACTAAAAATTGCGCTGACTTGATACAACCGAATCACCAAGGAATTTGCCCCGATGGATGGCGCCTGTTGACTTATAACGATTTTTATATCGTTATCCATAGCAATGGAAATACGCATGGTGTTGAAGGCGCTCGTTCTACATTTGGCTTTGGTGGATATAATACTACGGGTTTCAGCCTTGTTGGCGCTGGCGAAAACTGGGATTATCAATTTACAAATTTGAATGAAAGTACATTTTGGTTTTATCCTGAGGAAAGTGGTCAAAATTCTTATAAGAACACTTATGCATCATCTCAAAGCCGACCATCTGTTTCGAATCCAAAATGGGATTATATGGCAAAAACTAATGGCTTTTCCGTCCGCTGCGTAATGGATTATTAA
- a CDS encoding fibrobacter succinogenes major paralogous domain-containing protein → MKKLSLLIPLSSFLLFGCDETTNVTETTGPTSVAKFKDLAECTDENEGDLVYVKDSAAAYLCADSVWNVLSASAADGSDGKDSSDGSDGKNGENGTSCTATALKDKSGFELTCGGKVVGTITNGTDGENGTSCTATALKDKSGFELTCGGKVVGTITNGTDGTNGLNGENGTSCKGKKNKDGSVTISCGGKEVATIKSGDDGKSAYELSGFEGTEEEWLETLKGKDGANGENCTSEEKENGVVTLKCGDEDAVTLYKAVCGNQPFDPSEKFCYGLKLYDFCDGKVYDPENQFCYGLKPYDLCDGKVYDPENQFCAMRGDDVERVYKKVTIGTQTWMAENLNYQTENSWCGGGSGTTEGNCETYGRLYTWATAMGMDESTCGIGYECDLDTGDVQGVCPDGWHLPSKAEWEALFTAVGGEYTAGRKLRGTTLWKADDYVTNEDAYGFSALPAGKKYYYGDFSDAGDIAYFWSATQYDEDDAYYMTMHYDADNAYFLDFYKYIAYSVRCLENSN, encoded by the coding sequence ATGAAAAAACTCTCACTCCTCATACCTCTATCCTCATTCCTTCTCTTCGGTTGCGACGAGACGACCAACGTCACCGAGACGACTGGCCCGACATCGGTCGCGAAGTTCAAGGACCTTGCCGAATGTACCGATGAAAACGAGGGCGACCTCGTGTACGTGAAGGATTCTGCGGCGGCGTACCTGTGCGCCGACAGCGTATGGAACGTATTGAGCGCCTCCGCCGCGGATGGCTCCGACGGAAAGGATAGTTCCGACGGTTCTGACGGTAAGAACGGCGAAAACGGAACGTCGTGCACGGCGACTGCGTTGAAGGACAAGTCGGGGTTCGAGCTGACTTGCGGTGGCAAGGTTGTCGGAACGATTACGAACGGTACGGACGGCGAAAACGGAACGTCGTGCACGGCGACTGCGTTGAAGGACAAGTCGGGGTTCGAGCTGACTTGCGGTGGCAAGGTTGTCGGAACGATTACGAACGGTACGGACGGCACCAACGGTTTGAATGGCGAGAACGGAACCTCTTGCAAGGGCAAGAAGAACAAGGACGGCTCCGTGACGATTTCGTGCGGAGGTAAAGAGGTCGCTACTATCAAGAGCGGCGACGACGGCAAGTCGGCCTACGAGCTGTCAGGATTCGAAGGTACCGAAGAGGAATGGCTTGAAACGCTGAAGGGTAAGGATGGTGCAAATGGTGAAAACTGCACGTCCGAAGAGAAGGAGAATGGTGTCGTTACGCTGAAATGCGGCGATGAAGACGCCGTGACGCTGTACAAGGCAGTGTGCGGAAATCAGCCGTTTGACCCGTCGGAAAAGTTCTGCTATGGATTGAAACTGTACGACTTTTGCGATGGCAAGGTTTACGACCCGGAAAATCAATTCTGCTATGGATTGAAACCGTACGACCTTTGCGATGGCAAGGTTTACGACCCGGAAAATCAATTCTGCGCAATGCGTGGCGATGATGTTGAACGTGTCTACAAGAAGGTGACCATCGGCACGCAGACTTGGATGGCGGAAAATTTGAACTACCAGACCGAAAACAGTTGGTGCGGTGGCGGAAGCGGAACTACGGAAGGCAACTGCGAAACCTACGGTCGCCTTTACACATGGGCCACGGCTATGGGCATGGACGAGTCCACGTGCGGCATAGGCTACGAATGCGACCTTGACACGGGCGATGTGCAGGGCGTATGTCCCGACGGCTGGCATTTGCCGAGCAAGGCGGAATGGGAGGCTTTGTTCACCGCAGTGGGCGGTGAGTACACAGCAGGCCGGAAACTCAGGGGTACAACACTCTGGAAAGCGGATGACTACGTCACCAACGAGGACGCCTACGGCTTCTCTGCGCTCCCTGCTGGCAAAAAGTACTACTATGGCGACTTCAGCGATGCTGGCGACATCGCCTACTTCTGGAGTGCCACGCAGTACGATGAGGACGACGCCTACTACATGACCATGCACTACGACGCCGACAACGCGTACTTCCTAGACTTCTACAAGTACATCGCCTACTCGGTTCGTTGCCTCGAGAACTCCAACTAG